One Streptomyces sp. ML-6 DNA segment encodes these proteins:
- a CDS encoding class I SAM-dependent methyltransferase — translation MTWNGDEYQARFDRIAAEGGDVHGEAELVRSFEPTTVLDAGCGTGRVAIELARHGIAVVGVDVSESMIATARRLAPDIRWHRRDLVGLELGLLFDVVVMAGNVPLFTPPGTEPALVAGVAGHVSPRGRLVAGFSLDRGYTLDDYDAHCRAAGLTLEARYATWSRAPCAGGEYAVSVHRRP, via the coding sequence ATGACGTGGAACGGTGACGAGTACCAAGCCCGGTTCGACCGCATCGCCGCGGAGGGCGGAGACGTTCACGGTGAGGCCGAGCTGGTCCGCTCCTTCGAGCCCACCACCGTCCTCGACGCGGGCTGCGGAACCGGGCGGGTGGCCATCGAGCTGGCCCGCCACGGGATCGCCGTGGTCGGCGTGGACGTCAGCGAGTCGATGATCGCGACCGCCCGGCGCCTGGCGCCGGACATCCGCTGGCACCGGCGCGACCTGGTCGGCCTCGAACTGGGACTGTTGTTCGATGTCGTGGTGATGGCGGGCAACGTTCCCCTGTTCACCCCGCCGGGAACGGAGCCGGCTCTGGTGGCCGGGGTGGCGGGCCACGTCTCTCCCCGTGGTCGCCTCGTCGCGGGCTTCTCCCTGGACCGCGGTTACACGCTGGACGACTACGACGCCCACTGCCGTGCGGCGGGACTCACCCTGGAAGCCAGATACGCGACCTGGTCCCGAGCCCCTTGCGCCGGCGGGGAGTACGCCGTGTCCGTGCACCGCAGGCCCTGA